The following are encoded together in the Hydractinia symbiolongicarpus strain clone_291-10 chromosome 14, HSymV2.1, whole genome shotgun sequence genome:
- the LOC130625026 gene encoding serine/threonine-protein kinase TBK1-like, which produces MNAIRQSNSYVWSVQEPVGQGATGTVFRCRDKKYGGCFAAKVFNSHAERRPYEVKNREIAVLEKLSHPNIVQLIGLEQEHGSKATVLIMELCESSLHDILEQPENIYGLNEHDFKDVINDVSLGMAYLQNSNIVHRDVKPGNILRARKGYGRYIYKITDFGAARELREAEQFQSVYGTEEYLHPDIYEKAVLKKCTLKGFTAAVDLWSLGVTYYHLATGELPFRPIGGRQNKDVMFRMITEKKQGVISCHQNPANGQLVFSSKLPENTRISLGLKNLITPILKGLLETNPEYMITHDDFFQKIKDIIDMKVFYVFSTKTSSMHCIYLRQEDNISNLQDVLASQVGINASEQELYHNNMEFQPDLMAPVLHYPDITIDNPLILITSETTPSQNLQEKKFASLSHLVNTSINPQDDANIAKVYANLGFSLLRQAELLVTARKAIHQTHETFEFVLERLFQNTEEYARHLQMRVTDKYRSLISFASLLEKFHGTGENKSPPPECREKYNDVIKCLSELEKEFFDVMKKKMLREEWVSDADFLKTQPWLESISADAKVIEKTYERFYKDKFRRSNATILDDLVHKAEKLEINKCYQRMQDQLLSLTSHKNQLHDLLGRWLRKAQSKKECLLRLKENLTLLFEEFEEHFERHFTLFETEVNTLETDCVSFQKLEESMQTLEHLVDVARQQELQLIQLEEFDSDELSELSLTQTNENTNSSLDAIEKEAISH; this is translated from the exons ATGAATGCAATTCGTCAAAGCAATAGTTATGTATGGTCGGTACAGGAACCTGTTGGGCAGGGAGCAACGGGGACTGTTTTCCGTTGCCGTGATAAG AAATATGGTGGATGCTTTGCTGCCAAAGTTTTTAACTCCCATGCTGAACGAAGACCATATGAGGTTAAAAACAGAGAAATTGCAGTCTTGGAGAAACTTTCCCACCCAAATATAGTCCAACTCATTGGTTTAGAGCAAGAG CATGGATCAAAAGCCACAGTGCTAATCATGGAATTGTGTGAATCAAGCTTGCATGACATTCTTGAGCAGCCTGAAAATATTTACGGTTTGAATGAGCATGACTTCAAGGATGTTATCAATGATGTCA gtctTGGTATGGCATATTTACAAAATTCAAATATTGTACACAGAGATGTGAAGCCAGGGAATATTCTTCGGGCAAGGAAAGGTTATGGAAG GTACATATACAAAATCACTGATTTCGGGGCTGCACGAGAACTAAGAGAAGCTGAGCAGTTTCAATCAGTTTACGGAACTGAAGAGTACTTA CATCCAGATATTTATGAAAAAGCAGTTTTAAAGAAATGCACATTAAAAGGTTTTACAGCTGCG GTAGACTTATGGAGTTTGGGTGTGACTTATTATCATCTAGCAACTGGCGAACTTCCATTTCGTCCCATTGGTGGGCGCCAAAATAAAGATGTAAT GTTTCGTATGATCACTGAGAAGAAACAAGGAGTAATATCTTGTCACCAAAATCCAGCCAATGGACAACTTGTATTTTCGTCAAAATTACCCGAAAATACAAGGATATCGCTAGGGCTTAAAAACTTAATCACACCCATTTTAAAAGGATTACTTGAAACGAATCCTGAATATATGATCACTCATGACGATTTTTTTCAGAAGATCAAAGATATCATTGATATGAAG gtattttatgtgttttccacaaaaacaagttcaatgCATTGCATCTATTTGCGGCAAGAAGACAA TATTTCGAATTTACAAGACGTGTTGGCATCACAAGTTGGGATAAATGCTTCTGAGCAGGAACTGTATCATAACAATATGGAGTTCCAACCAGACCTTATGGCGCCTGTTTTGCACTATCCAGACATTACA ATTGACAATCCACTCATATTAATTACAAGTGAAACAACACCATCTCAAAATTTGCAAGAAAAGAAATTCG ctAGCCTGTCACATCTTGTCAACACGTCAATCAATCCACAAGACGACGCAAACATAGCGAAG GTGTATGCAAATTTAGGGTTTTCGTTGCTACGTCAAGCTGAACTTCTCGTCACTGCACGAAAAGCTATCCATCAAACACACGAAACATTTGA ATTTGTTCTTGAGAGATTATTTCAAAATACAGAAGAATATGCAAGACACCTTCAAATGAGAGTAACTGATAAATATAGAAGCCTAATAAG TTTTGCGTCTTTACTGGAAAAGTTTCATGGCACGGGTGAAAACAAATCGC CACCTCCAGAATGTCGAGAGAAG tataatgacgtcattaaatgtTTATCAGAActtgaaaaagaattttttgatgtgatgaagaaaaaaatgttaagagaGGAGTGGGTTTCAGATGCTGATTTTTTAAAGACGCAACCATG GCTCGAATCGATATCTGCGGATGCGAAAGTAATTGAAAAAACATATGAAAGATTCTATAAGGATAAATTTAGACGAAGCA ATGCAACAATACTGGATGATCTTGTTCATAAAGCCGAAAA acTTGAAATTAATAAATGCTATCAAAGAATGCAAGATCAACTTTTGTCGTTAACCTCTCATAAAAACCAACTGCACGACCTTCTTGGCAGATGGTTAAG GAAGGCTCAATCAAAGAAAGAGTGCTTGTTACGTCTGAAAGAAAACTTAACCCTTCTTTTTGAGGAATttgaagaacattttgaaagacACTTCACATTG TTCGAAACAGAAGTGAATACGCTGGAAACTGATTGTGTTTCGTTCCAGAAACTGGAAGAAAG catgcAAACCTTGGAACATCTAGTTGATGTTGCTAGACAGCAAGAATTACAACTCATCCAGTTAGAAGAATTCGATTCGGACGAACTATCAGAACTCTCGCTGACACAAACTAACGAGAACACTAACAGCTCACTAGATGCAATTGAGAAAGAAGCGATATCACATTAA
- the LOC130625033 gene encoding uncharacterized protein LOC130625033 — protein sequence MLATAQNQVIQQTSKEVLLKLENTYQVDEWITLRFGNTWFPAQVVEADDEGIVASCMHYAMGDGNNAFIFPNPKDQGFYDLDDIICKISAPTPKNNRYFWLTSEDFKNASTGFIN from the exons ATGCTTGCTACAGCTCAGAATCAGGTCATCCAGCAAACATCAAAAGAAGTACTTCTTAAACTTGAAAATACATATCAAGTTGATGAATGGATAACTTTGCGCTTTGGGAATACTTGGTTTCCGGCTCAAGTTGTAGAG GCAGATGATGAGGGTATTGTAGCAAGTTGTATGCATTATGCCATGGGCGATGGAAACAATGcatttatttttccaaatccaaaAGATCAAGGGTTCTACGATCTTGATGATATTATTTGCAAAATTTCAGCACCAACTCCAAAGAATAATAGATATTTTTGGTTAACCTCTGAAGATTTCAAAAACGCTAGCACAGGATTTATTAATTAG